In Cervus elaphus chromosome 5, mCerEla1.1, whole genome shotgun sequence, the following proteins share a genomic window:
- the LOC122694149 gene encoding 60S ribosomal protein L37a-like, with the protein MAKRTKKVGIVGKYRTRYGASLRKMVKKIEISQHAKYTCSFCGKTKMKRRAVGIWHCGSCMKTVAGGAWTYNTTSAVTVKSAIRRLKELKDQ; encoded by the coding sequence ATGGCGAAACGCACCAAGAAGGTCGGAATCGTGGGCAAATACAGGACCCGTTATGGTGCCTCCCTCAGGAAAATggtgaagaaaattgaaatcagccAGCACGCCAAATATACCTGCTCTTTCTGTGGCAAAACCAAGATGAAGAGAAGAGCTGTGGGCATTTGGCACTGTGGTTCCTGCATGAAAACAGTAGCTGGTGGTGCCTGGACCTACAACACCACTTCTGCTGTCACAGTAAAGTCTGCCATCAGAAGACTGAAGGAATTGAAGGACCAGTAG